The following are encoded together in the Bos javanicus breed banteng chromosome X, ARS-OSU_banteng_1.0, whole genome shotgun sequence genome:
- the LOC133242507 gene encoding melanoma-associated antigen 10-like: MPVVPTNELCTSEEDLQGQIQAEGPVEAQLLGAEAEDASTPLASFPPVSSSSAIGDAEILLMQALNRMTCELLEFLILKYGTQEPIFQAEMLNTVLRDNQAHFPVVFRKATQCLQLAFGLDMKEVDHREHIYVMVPVLGLTLNEMQTDEQSIPKAGLLVAALSLIILAGDRISEEKVWGALSKIEVFPGAQHCIYGEPKELLTQVWVRAGYLKYRQVRYSHPARYEFLWGPRAYAETSKQKVKDYLRKINGRGPRFFPPRWT; this comes from the coding sequence ATGCCTGTGGTCCCGACGAATGAGCTCTGCACTTCTGAGGAAGACCTTCAGGGCCAAATCCAGGCTGAGGGCCCAGTGGAGGCGCAGCTCCTGGGGGCTGAGGCGGAGGATGCCTCAACCCCTCTGGCCTCCTTCCCTCCAGTCTCATCTTCCTCTGCCATTGGAGATGCGGAGATCTTGCTTATGCAGGCTCTGAATAGGATGACATGTGAACTACTGGAGTTCCTGATCCTCAAGTATGGCACCCAGGAGCCGATTTTCCAGGCTGAAATGCTGAATACAGTCCTCAGGGATAACCAGGCCCACTTCCCAGTGGTCTTCCGTAAAGCCACACAGTGCCTGCAGCTGGCCTTTGGCCTGGATATGAAAGAGGTGGACCACAGAGAGCACATCTATGTCATGGTCCCTGTCCTGGGCCTCACCCTCAATGAGATGCAGACGGATGAGCAGAGCATACCAAAGGCTGGCCTCCTGGTGGCAGCCCTGAGCCTGATTATCCTAGCAGGGGACCGGATCAGTGAGGAGAAGGTCTGGGGAGCACTTAGCAAGATAGAGGTATTTCCTGGGGCACAGCACTGCATCTATGGGGAGCCCAAGGAGCTGCTGACCCAAGTGTGGGTGCGGGCGGGGTACCTGAAGTACCGGCAGGTGCGTTACAGCCACCCTGCTCGTTACGAGTTCCTGTGGGGTCCCCGGGCCTATGCAGAGACCAGCAAGCAGAAAGTCAAGGACTATCTGCGCAAGATCAATGGAAGGGGTCCCAGGTTCTTCCCACCCCGGTGGACATAG